The Drosophila nasuta strain 15112-1781.00 chromosome 2L, ASM2355853v1, whole genome shotgun sequence genome window below encodes:
- the LOC132798677 gene encoding probable phosphorylase b kinase regulatory subunit beta isoform X3 — MRNVPKSLGLVVTTPGGSAVDSGISTSGRHNSLEDINLDQFLKTINYEDTVKQLDIYYGIVKRQLLRYQSPITGLFPVMSTDQVVGSVRDSVYCAAAVWSLYQAYRRIDDDRGKSYELGQSTVKCMRGILECWVKQASRVELFKQRQSNQHALHSKFQLHTGEKIYPDEFYNHLQIDCVSLYLLFLVQMITSGLQIIYTHDEVAFVQNLVYYVERAYRTPDFGMWERGSKYNNGTPEIHASSIGMAKSALEAINGCNLFGEKGASWSVVYVDIDAHNRNRSIFETMLPRESSSKGVDASLLLTLSFPAFASHEDRLVEQTKQNVVNRLRSKMGFKRFTRDGFLSKTEDKTRRYYQAGELKEFEGLECEWPLFFITMIIDGVFKNNNEQIEEYQNDLRRCLHTDANGDPVVTMYYAPDGDGSYMRAPSQSLFLWGQSFFIIAQLLTAGLLHINELDPIRRYLPSYNRPRRAGRYSAFQGTATDLVVQIVLIAESMRLQAMMATYGIQTQTPHEVEPVQIWSSTELIKVYQHLGVNNKVGLSGRPSRPVGSLGTSKVYRICGMTVLCYPLIFEVSDFYLYRDMALLIDDIKTELQFVGKYWRLSGRPTVCLLIREEHMRDPQFKEMLDLLAMLKKGYCDGMKVRIGRLQNLISSSCIEHLDFMNQSDLTDNENAFSQINHEYIGYQSLTDVPKALTYVEEKVSVAHFDSKPTPDIINALRNTESIYCLCQLWGILLNREGPHFEVNGLNVNTALTQLYHRAGSLRYWRAVRYCSSLLHHIVDSISPFITTVLVNGKELTVGIIGQKETVFDKPMTPAEIQNVMYTSVQPYDVIQAVLQQEVVLYCGRLIATNPSMFRGILKIRIGWVLEAMRIYLQISGQQSIDVDNLSPFQVRILLQKVLTVSEWAVEEKLTTLQRRQLEGCLCRVPKHFYNKIWEILQRTPQGILTQGHHLPATPTLTSMSRGELTFNLLVEETLICIDRPERRQITVELLCIVATILNRNPELHFKQALDLDGILAEAFAMYCKDNNIQHQPQSTEAKQEDLTAFYSLPYSETTGYLARAAVNKVLQGGVFSTAEDDVQLDGDHLHDDNCKVS, encoded by the exons ATGCGTAATGTGCCGAAATC TCTCGGCTTAGTAGTGACAACGCCAGGCGGAAGTGCGGTGGACAGTGGCATATCGACAAGTGGGCGGCACAATAGCCTGGAAGACATCAATCTGGATCAGTTCCTGAAGACTATCAACTACGAGGATACAGTGAAGCAGCTGGACATTTACTATGGAATTG TCAAGCGACAGCTGCTGCGTTATCAGAGCCCCATCACTGGCCTCTTTCCGGTAATGAGCACCGATCAAGTGGTGGGATCAGTTCGTGATAGCGTTTACTGTGCTGCCGCCGTGTGGAGCTTGTATCAGGCCTACAGACGCATTGACGATGATCGCGGCAAGTCGTATGAACTTGGTCAGAGCACCGTCAAATGCATGCGCGGCATTCTGGAGTGTTGGGTGAAGCAGGCGTCGCGTGTGGAGCTCTTCAAACAACGGCAGTCCAATCAACATGCGTTGCACAGCAAATTCCAGCTGCATACGGGCGAGAAGATCTATCCAGATGAGTTCTACAATCATTTGCAGATCGACTGC GTTTCGCTTTATTTGCTGTTCCTGGTGCAGATGATTACATCGGGATTACAGATCATTTACACCCACGATGAGGTGGCTTTTGTGCAGAATCTTGTCTACTATGTGGAGCGCGCATATCGCACACCAGACTTTGGCATGTGGGAGCGTGGGTCCAAGTATAACAATGGCACACCAGAGATTCATGCCTCTTCCATAG GCATGGCCAAGTCTGCTCTGGAGGCTATCAATGGCTGCAACTTGTTTGGTGAGAAGGGCGCCTCCTGGAGCGTTGTTTACGTGGACATTGATGCTCACAATCGCAACCGAAGCATCTTTGAGACAATGTTGCCGCGTGAATCCAGCTCCAAg GGCGTGGATGCTtcgctgctgttgacgctcTCCTTCCCAGCCTTTGCCTCACACGAGGATCGTCTGGTGGAGCAGACCAAGCAGAATGTTGTCAATCGTTTGCGCAGCAAAATGGGATTTAAGCGATTCACACGCGATGGTTTCCTGAGCAAAACAGAAGACAAAACACGTCGCTATTATCAGGCAGGCGAGTTAAAGGAGTTCGAGGGCCTGGAATGCGAATGGCCGCTGTTCTTCATCACCATGATCATCGATGGCGTCttcaagaacaacaacgaacagATCGAGGAGTATCAGAATGATCTGCGTCGTTGCCTGCACACTGATGCCAATGGTGATCCCGTGGTTACCATGTACTATGCCCCCGATGGCGACGGCTCCTATATGCGTGCTCCATCGCAGTCGCTGTTCCTGTGGGGTCAATCCTTTTTCATCATTGCCCAGCTACTTACTGCTGGACTGCTGCACATTAATGAATTGGATCCGATTCGTCGCTACTTGCCCAGCTATAATCGACCACGACGTGCGGGTCGTTACTCGGCTTTTCAG GGCACCGCCACTGATTTGGTGGTACAAATTGTGCTGATTGCCGAGTCCATGCGCCTGCAGGCCATGATGGCCACCTACGGCATCCAAACCCAGACGCCACATGAG GTGGAACCCGTGCAAATCTGGAGCTCCACAGAACTTATCAAGGTCTATCAGCATCTGGGCGTCAACAACAAGGTTGGCCTCTCGGGTCGTCCATCCCGTCCAGTTGGTTCGCTGGGCACCAGCAAAGTCTACCGCATCTGCGGCATGACTGTGCTCTGTTATCCTCTGATCTTTGAGGTCTCTGACTTTTATTTGTATCGCGATATGGCGCTCCTCATCGATGACATCAAGACGGAGCTGCAATTTGTGGGCAAATATTGGCGCCTCTCGGGCCGACCAACAGTTTGTCTGTTGATACGTGAGGAGCACATGCGTGATCCGCAATTCAAGGAGATGCTCGATTTGCTGGCCATGCTAAAGAAGGGCTATTGCGATGGCATGAAGGTGCGCATTGGTCGGCTGCAGAACCTCATCAGCAGCTCGTGCATTGAACATTTGGATTTCATGAACCAGAGCGATCTGACAGACAATGAGAATGCATTCTCGCAAATCAATCATGAATACATTGGCTATCAATCCCTCACAGATGTGCCTAAGGCCTTGACCTATGTGGAGGAGAAGGTCTCCGTTGCA CACTTTGATAGCAAACCCACGCCCGATATTATCAATGCGCTGCGCAACACCGAATCCATCTATTGCCTCTGCCAGCTGTGGGGCATTCTGCTGAACCGCGAGGGACCGCACTTCGAAGTGAATGGCCTGAATGTGAATACAGCTTTGACGCAGCTCTATCATCGCGCTGGTTCGCTGCGCTATTGGCGCGCCGTGCGCTATTGTTCCTCGTTGCTGCATCACATTGTGGACTCCATCAGTCCGTTTATTACCACCGTGCTGGTCAATGGCAAGGAGCTCACCGTGGGCATTATTGGCCAAAAGGAGACTGTCTTTGACAAGCCCATGACGCCAGCTGAGATTCAGAACGTCATGTACACTAGTGTGCAGCCGTACGATGTGATTCAGGCTGTGCTGCAGCAGGAAGTGGTTTTATATTGTGGTCGTCTCATTGCCACCAATCCGTCCATGTTCCGTGGTATTCTGAAAATACGCATTGGCTGGGTACTCGAGGCTATGCGCATCTACCTGCAGATCTCGGGACAGCAGAGCATCGATGTGGACAATCTGTCGCCGTTCCAAGTGCGCATCCTACTGCAGAAGGTGCTCACAGTCAGCGAGTGGGCTGTGGAGGAGAA ATTGACAACGCTGCAGCGACGCCAACTCGAGGGCTGCTTGTGTCGTGTGCCCAAGCACTTTTATAACAAGATATGGGAGATCCTACAGCGCACACCTCAGGGCATCCTGACGCAAGGACATCATCTGCCTGCCACGCCGACACTGACAAGCATGAGTCGCGGCGAATTGACTTTCAATCTGCTCGTGGAGGAAACTCTCATTTGCATCGATCGTCCGGAAAGGCGACAGATCACCGTCGAGCTGCTCTGCATTGTGGCCACGATTCTCAACCG CAATCCGGAGTTGCACTTCAAGCAAGCACTCGATCTTGATGGCATATTGGCTGAGGCTTTTGCCATGTACTGCAAGGATAACAACATACAGCATCAGCCGCAGTCCACAGAAGCCAAGCAGGAGGATTTGACGGCTTTCTACTCGTTGCCGTACTCGGAGACAACTGGCTATTTGGCACGTGCTGCTGTTAATAAAGTGCTGCAGGGCGGCGTCTTCTCCACCGCCGAGGACGATGTGCAGCTTGATGGTGATCATCTCCATGACGACAATTGCAAGGTGTCCTAA
- the LOC132798677 gene encoding probable phosphorylase b kinase regulatory subunit beta isoform X2, whose protein sequence is MRNVPKSLGLVVTTPGGSAVDSGISTSGRHNSLEDINLDQFLKTINYEDTVKQLDIYYGIVKRQLLRYQSPITGLFPVMSTDQVVGSVRDSVYCAAAVWSLYQAYRRIDDDRGKSYELGQSTVKCMRGILECWVKQASRVELFKQRQSNQHALHSKFQLHTGEKIYPDEFYNHLQIDCVSLYLLFLVQMITSGLQIIYTHDEVAFVQNLVYYVERAYRTPDFGMWERGSKYNNGTPEIHASSIGMAKSALEAINGCNLFGEKGASWSVVYVDIDAHNRNRSIFETMLPRESSSKGVDASLLLTLSFPAFASHEDRLVEQTKQNVVNRLRSKMGFKRFTRDGFLSKTEDKTRRYYQAGELKEFEGLECEWPLFFITMIIDGVFKNNNEQIEEYQNDLRRCLHTDANGDPVVTMYYAPDGDGSYMRAPSQSLFLWGQSFFIIAQLLTAGLLHINELDPIRRYLPSYNRPRRAGRYSAFQAKPGTGTATDLVVQIVLIAESMRLQAMMATYGIQTQTPHEVEPVQIWSSTELIKVYQHLGVNNKVGLSGRPSRPVGSLGTSKVYRICGMTVLCYPLIFEVSDFYLYRDMALLIDDIKTELQFVGKYWRLSGRPTVCLLIREEHMRDPQFKEMLDLLAMLKKGYCDGMKVRIGRLQNLISSSCIEHLDFMNQSDLTDNENAFSQINHEYIGYQSLTDVPKALTYVEEKVSVAHFDSKPTPDIINALRNTESIYCLCQLWGILLNREGPHFEVNGLNVNTALTQLYHRAGSLRYWRAVRYCSSLLHHIVDSISPFITTVLVNGKELTVGIIGQKETVFDKPMTPAEIQNVMYTSVQPYDVIQAVLQQEVVLYCGRLIATNPSMFRGILKIRIGWVLEAMRIYLQISGQQSIDVDNLSPFQVRILLQKVLTVSEWAVEEKLTTLQRRQLEGCLCRVPKHFYNKIWEILQRTPQGILTQGHHLPATPTLTSMSRGELTFNLLVEETLICIDRPERRQITVELLCIVATILNRNPELHFKQALDLDGILAEAFAMYCKDNNIQHQPQSTEAKQEDLTAFYSLPYSETTGYLARAAVNKVLQGGVFSTAEDDVQLDGDHLHDDNCKVS, encoded by the exons ATGCGTAATGTGCCGAAATC TCTCGGCTTAGTAGTGACAACGCCAGGCGGAAGTGCGGTGGACAGTGGCATATCGACAAGTGGGCGGCACAATAGCCTGGAAGACATCAATCTGGATCAGTTCCTGAAGACTATCAACTACGAGGATACAGTGAAGCAGCTGGACATTTACTATGGAATTG TCAAGCGACAGCTGCTGCGTTATCAGAGCCCCATCACTGGCCTCTTTCCGGTAATGAGCACCGATCAAGTGGTGGGATCAGTTCGTGATAGCGTTTACTGTGCTGCCGCCGTGTGGAGCTTGTATCAGGCCTACAGACGCATTGACGATGATCGCGGCAAGTCGTATGAACTTGGTCAGAGCACCGTCAAATGCATGCGCGGCATTCTGGAGTGTTGGGTGAAGCAGGCGTCGCGTGTGGAGCTCTTCAAACAACGGCAGTCCAATCAACATGCGTTGCACAGCAAATTCCAGCTGCATACGGGCGAGAAGATCTATCCAGATGAGTTCTACAATCATTTGCAGATCGACTGC GTTTCGCTTTATTTGCTGTTCCTGGTGCAGATGATTACATCGGGATTACAGATCATTTACACCCACGATGAGGTGGCTTTTGTGCAGAATCTTGTCTACTATGTGGAGCGCGCATATCGCACACCAGACTTTGGCATGTGGGAGCGTGGGTCCAAGTATAACAATGGCACACCAGAGATTCATGCCTCTTCCATAG GCATGGCCAAGTCTGCTCTGGAGGCTATCAATGGCTGCAACTTGTTTGGTGAGAAGGGCGCCTCCTGGAGCGTTGTTTACGTGGACATTGATGCTCACAATCGCAACCGAAGCATCTTTGAGACAATGTTGCCGCGTGAATCCAGCTCCAAg GGCGTGGATGCTtcgctgctgttgacgctcTCCTTCCCAGCCTTTGCCTCACACGAGGATCGTCTGGTGGAGCAGACCAAGCAGAATGTTGTCAATCGTTTGCGCAGCAAAATGGGATTTAAGCGATTCACACGCGATGGTTTCCTGAGCAAAACAGAAGACAAAACACGTCGCTATTATCAGGCAGGCGAGTTAAAGGAGTTCGAGGGCCTGGAATGCGAATGGCCGCTGTTCTTCATCACCATGATCATCGATGGCGTCttcaagaacaacaacgaacagATCGAGGAGTATCAGAATGATCTGCGTCGTTGCCTGCACACTGATGCCAATGGTGATCCCGTGGTTACCATGTACTATGCCCCCGATGGCGACGGCTCCTATATGCGTGCTCCATCGCAGTCGCTGTTCCTGTGGGGTCAATCCTTTTTCATCATTGCCCAGCTACTTACTGCTGGACTGCTGCACATTAATGAATTGGATCCGATTCGTCGCTACTTGCCCAGCTATAATCGACCACGACGTGCGGGTCGTTACTCGGCTTTTCAG GCTAAACCGGGCACT GGCACCGCCACTGATTTGGTGGTACAAATTGTGCTGATTGCCGAGTCCATGCGCCTGCAGGCCATGATGGCCACCTACGGCATCCAAACCCAGACGCCACATGAG GTGGAACCCGTGCAAATCTGGAGCTCCACAGAACTTATCAAGGTCTATCAGCATCTGGGCGTCAACAACAAGGTTGGCCTCTCGGGTCGTCCATCCCGTCCAGTTGGTTCGCTGGGCACCAGCAAAGTCTACCGCATCTGCGGCATGACTGTGCTCTGTTATCCTCTGATCTTTGAGGTCTCTGACTTTTATTTGTATCGCGATATGGCGCTCCTCATCGATGACATCAAGACGGAGCTGCAATTTGTGGGCAAATATTGGCGCCTCTCGGGCCGACCAACAGTTTGTCTGTTGATACGTGAGGAGCACATGCGTGATCCGCAATTCAAGGAGATGCTCGATTTGCTGGCCATGCTAAAGAAGGGCTATTGCGATGGCATGAAGGTGCGCATTGGTCGGCTGCAGAACCTCATCAGCAGCTCGTGCATTGAACATTTGGATTTCATGAACCAGAGCGATCTGACAGACAATGAGAATGCATTCTCGCAAATCAATCATGAATACATTGGCTATCAATCCCTCACAGATGTGCCTAAGGCCTTGACCTATGTGGAGGAGAAGGTCTCCGTTGCA CACTTTGATAGCAAACCCACGCCCGATATTATCAATGCGCTGCGCAACACCGAATCCATCTATTGCCTCTGCCAGCTGTGGGGCATTCTGCTGAACCGCGAGGGACCGCACTTCGAAGTGAATGGCCTGAATGTGAATACAGCTTTGACGCAGCTCTATCATCGCGCTGGTTCGCTGCGCTATTGGCGCGCCGTGCGCTATTGTTCCTCGTTGCTGCATCACATTGTGGACTCCATCAGTCCGTTTATTACCACCGTGCTGGTCAATGGCAAGGAGCTCACCGTGGGCATTATTGGCCAAAAGGAGACTGTCTTTGACAAGCCCATGACGCCAGCTGAGATTCAGAACGTCATGTACACTAGTGTGCAGCCGTACGATGTGATTCAGGCTGTGCTGCAGCAGGAAGTGGTTTTATATTGTGGTCGTCTCATTGCCACCAATCCGTCCATGTTCCGTGGTATTCTGAAAATACGCATTGGCTGGGTACTCGAGGCTATGCGCATCTACCTGCAGATCTCGGGACAGCAGAGCATCGATGTGGACAATCTGTCGCCGTTCCAAGTGCGCATCCTACTGCAGAAGGTGCTCACAGTCAGCGAGTGGGCTGTGGAGGAGAA ATTGACAACGCTGCAGCGACGCCAACTCGAGGGCTGCTTGTGTCGTGTGCCCAAGCACTTTTATAACAAGATATGGGAGATCCTACAGCGCACACCTCAGGGCATCCTGACGCAAGGACATCATCTGCCTGCCACGCCGACACTGACAAGCATGAGTCGCGGCGAATTGACTTTCAATCTGCTCGTGGAGGAAACTCTCATTTGCATCGATCGTCCGGAAAGGCGACAGATCACCGTCGAGCTGCTCTGCATTGTGGCCACGATTCTCAACCG CAATCCGGAGTTGCACTTCAAGCAAGCACTCGATCTTGATGGCATATTGGCTGAGGCTTTTGCCATGTACTGCAAGGATAACAACATACAGCATCAGCCGCAGTCCACAGAAGCCAAGCAGGAGGATTTGACGGCTTTCTACTCGTTGCCGTACTCGGAGACAACTGGCTATTTGGCACGTGCTGCTGTTAATAAAGTGCTGCAGGGCGGCGTCTTCTCCACCGCCGAGGACGATGTGCAGCTTGATGGTGATCATCTCCATGACGACAATTGCAAGGTGTCCTAA
- the LOC132798677 gene encoding probable phosphorylase b kinase regulatory subunit beta isoform X4 produces MRNVPKSLGLVVTTPGGSAVDSGISTSGRHNSLEDINLDQFLKTINYEDTVKQLDIYYGIVKRQLLRYQSPITGLFPVMSTDQVVGSVRDSVYCAAAVWSLYQAYRRIDDDRGKSYELGQSTVKCMRGILECWVKQASRVELFKQRQSNQHALHSKFQLHTGEKIYPDEFYNHLQIDCVSLYLLFLVQMITSGLQIIYTHDEVAFVQNLVYYVERAYRTPDFGMWERGSKYNNGTPEIHASSIGMAKSALEAINGCNLFGEKGASWSVVYVDIDAHNRNRSIFETMLPRESSSKGVDASLLLTLSFPAFASHEDRLVEQTKQNVVNRLRSKMGFKRFTRDGFLSKTEDKTRRYYQAGELKEFEGLECEWPLFFITMIIDGVFKNNNEQIEEYQNDLRRCLHTDANGDPVVTMYYAPDGDGSYMRAPSQSLFLWGQSFFIIAQLLTAGLLHINELDPIRRYLPSYNRPRRAGRYSAFQGKAFDDKHKKPRIPLILDTKKVICGWIVWVRD; encoded by the exons ATGCGTAATGTGCCGAAATC TCTCGGCTTAGTAGTGACAACGCCAGGCGGAAGTGCGGTGGACAGTGGCATATCGACAAGTGGGCGGCACAATAGCCTGGAAGACATCAATCTGGATCAGTTCCTGAAGACTATCAACTACGAGGATACAGTGAAGCAGCTGGACATTTACTATGGAATTG TCAAGCGACAGCTGCTGCGTTATCAGAGCCCCATCACTGGCCTCTTTCCGGTAATGAGCACCGATCAAGTGGTGGGATCAGTTCGTGATAGCGTTTACTGTGCTGCCGCCGTGTGGAGCTTGTATCAGGCCTACAGACGCATTGACGATGATCGCGGCAAGTCGTATGAACTTGGTCAGAGCACCGTCAAATGCATGCGCGGCATTCTGGAGTGTTGGGTGAAGCAGGCGTCGCGTGTGGAGCTCTTCAAACAACGGCAGTCCAATCAACATGCGTTGCACAGCAAATTCCAGCTGCATACGGGCGAGAAGATCTATCCAGATGAGTTCTACAATCATTTGCAGATCGACTGC GTTTCGCTTTATTTGCTGTTCCTGGTGCAGATGATTACATCGGGATTACAGATCATTTACACCCACGATGAGGTGGCTTTTGTGCAGAATCTTGTCTACTATGTGGAGCGCGCATATCGCACACCAGACTTTGGCATGTGGGAGCGTGGGTCCAAGTATAACAATGGCACACCAGAGATTCATGCCTCTTCCATAG GCATGGCCAAGTCTGCTCTGGAGGCTATCAATGGCTGCAACTTGTTTGGTGAGAAGGGCGCCTCCTGGAGCGTTGTTTACGTGGACATTGATGCTCACAATCGCAACCGAAGCATCTTTGAGACAATGTTGCCGCGTGAATCCAGCTCCAAg GGCGTGGATGCTtcgctgctgttgacgctcTCCTTCCCAGCCTTTGCCTCACACGAGGATCGTCTGGTGGAGCAGACCAAGCAGAATGTTGTCAATCGTTTGCGCAGCAAAATGGGATTTAAGCGATTCACACGCGATGGTTTCCTGAGCAAAACAGAAGACAAAACACGTCGCTATTATCAGGCAGGCGAGTTAAAGGAGTTCGAGGGCCTGGAATGCGAATGGCCGCTGTTCTTCATCACCATGATCATCGATGGCGTCttcaagaacaacaacgaacagATCGAGGAGTATCAGAATGATCTGCGTCGTTGCCTGCACACTGATGCCAATGGTGATCCCGTGGTTACCATGTACTATGCCCCCGATGGCGACGGCTCCTATATGCGTGCTCCATCGCAGTCGCTGTTCCTGTGGGGTCAATCCTTTTTCATCATTGCCCAGCTACTTACTGCTGGACTGCTGCACATTAATGAATTGGATCCGATTCGTCGCTACTTGCCCAGCTATAATCGACCACGACGTGCGGGTCGTTACTCGGCTTTTCAG GGCAAAGCTTTCGATGATAAACACAAA AAACCACGCATACCTCTAATATTGGATACCAAGAAGGTAATTTGTGGTTGGATTGTCTGGGTCAGGGATTAA